From a single Cyclobacterium marinum DSM 745 genomic region:
- the rpoB gene encoding DNA-directed RNA polymerase subunit beta, which yields MAIQNQTGRKSFSSIKVVKDYPDFLDIQLQSFKDFFQLDTPAEKRRQDGLFKVFSENFPISDSRENFTLEFIDYTVDPPKYNVSQSIDRGLTYSVPLKAKLRLLCSDEDNEDFETIEQEVFLGNLPYMTEKGSFVINGAERVIVSQLHRSPGVFFAQSKHTNGTKLYSARIIPFKGSWIEFATDINNVMYAYIDRKKKFPVTTLLRAIGYGSDKQILDLFGLSEEVESNKSNLKKIIGRKLAARVLRTWVEDFVDEDTGEVVSIDRNEVLLERDSILTDEDIELIQESGAKSVILHREDVNIADYSIIYNTLQKDNSNSEKEAVEVIYRQLRNTEAPDEATAREVIHGLFFSDKRYDLGEVGRYRINKKLGLEIDAEKIVLTTQDIISIVKYLIGLINSKAVVDDIDHLSNRRVRTVGEQLYSQFGVGLARMARTIRERMNVRDNEDFKPVDLINARTLSSVINSFFGTNQLSQFMDQTNPLAELTHKRRLSALGPGGLSRERAGFEVRDVHYTHYGRLCTIETPEGPNIGLISSLCVHAKVNGMGFLETPYRKVNEGRVSMKSEDVVFLTAEEEDDNNIAQANAPLDDNGVFINDKVKARFEGDFPVLEPKEISYMDVAPNQIVSVAASLIPFLEHDDANRALMGSNMQRQAVPLLKAEAPIVGTGLEGKAAIDSRSLILAEADGVIDYVDAEKITVKYELSDDELLVNFSDEYKSYDLIKFRRTNQDTTINLTPIVLQGQKVVKGQVLVEGYSTNDGELALGKNLLVAYMPWQGYNFEDAIVISERVVREDVFTSIHIEEFQLEVRDTKRGEEELTSEIPNVSEDAVKNLDENGIIRVGSELKEGDIIIGKITPKGETDPTPEEKLLRAIFGDKAGDVKDASLKASPSLNGVVINTKLFSRPKKDKDLRAKAKADVEKLKQQYTKDLLAVRSRMIQKLVTILEGKVSKGVKHKFGDEIISKGVKFNYQNIENNLFPAKNPYRDESNYNVPEEVNLISDIILDDWTDDEHANYLVQQLVKNYTNTRNEISGVFKRDKFTLEVGDELPAGIVQMAKVYVAKKRKLKVGDKMAGRHGNKGIVARIVRDEDMPFLEDGSPMDIVLNPLGVPSRMNIGQIYETVLAWAGRILGKKYATPIFDGASTEQVAEELGKAGLPSFGRTYLYDGLTGQKFDQPVTVGISYMLKLGHLVDDKMHARSIGPYSLITQQPLGGKAQFGGQRFGEMEVWALEAFGASHVLREILTVKSDDVIGRAKAYESIVKGENLPKANIPESFNVLVHELRGLALEITLD from the coding sequence TTGGCTATCCAGAATCAAACCGGAAGGAAAAGTTTCTCATCCATTAAGGTAGTCAAAGACTATCCGGATTTCTTAGATATTCAACTGCAATCTTTTAAAGATTTCTTTCAGTTGGATACTCCTGCAGAGAAAAGAAGGCAGGATGGTCTTTTCAAGGTTTTTTCAGAAAATTTTCCCATCAGTGACTCCAGGGAAAATTTCACCCTTGAATTTATCGACTATACCGTAGATCCTCCAAAATACAATGTCTCACAAAGTATTGACCGTGGTCTTACTTATTCTGTCCCCTTAAAAGCAAAATTAAGATTGCTTTGCTCAGATGAGGACAATGAAGACTTTGAAACCATTGAACAAGAAGTATTCCTAGGAAATCTTCCTTATATGACGGAAAAAGGCTCCTTTGTAATCAATGGTGCCGAAAGGGTAATTGTTTCACAATTGCACCGTTCACCCGGTGTATTCTTTGCACAAAGTAAGCATACAAATGGTACTAAATTATATTCTGCCAGAATTATACCTTTTAAAGGTTCTTGGATAGAATTTGCTACCGATATCAATAATGTGATGTATGCTTATATCGACAGGAAAAAGAAATTTCCTGTTACCACCCTTTTGAGGGCGATTGGCTACGGATCTGATAAGCAAATACTCGATCTATTCGGCCTTTCCGAAGAAGTAGAATCCAATAAATCCAATTTAAAAAAGATCATCGGAAGAAAGCTGGCTGCCAGGGTGCTTCGTACCTGGGTAGAAGACTTTGTAGATGAAGATACTGGTGAGGTAGTTTCTATTGATAGAAACGAAGTTTTATTGGAAAGAGATAGCATTTTAACTGATGAGGACATTGAGTTAATCCAAGAGTCAGGTGCTAAAAGTGTTATCCTTCACAGAGAAGATGTCAATATAGCTGACTATTCTATAATATATAATACCCTTCAAAAAGATAATTCTAACTCTGAAAAAGAAGCAGTAGAGGTTATCTATAGGCAGCTTAGGAATACTGAAGCTCCGGATGAAGCAACAGCCAGAGAAGTAATTCATGGTTTGTTTTTCTCTGATAAGCGGTATGACTTAGGAGAAGTAGGAAGGTATAGAATCAACAAAAAATTAGGATTAGAAATTGATGCTGAGAAGATTGTTCTTACCACTCAGGATATCATTTCAATCGTAAAATACCTTATTGGTTTAATTAACTCTAAGGCAGTAGTTGATGATATAGATCACTTGAGTAATAGAAGAGTTAGGACGGTTGGAGAACAACTTTATAGCCAGTTCGGGGTAGGTTTGGCAAGAATGGCCAGAACCATCCGTGAGCGTATGAATGTAAGGGACAATGAAGATTTCAAACCTGTTGACCTTATCAACGCCAGAACCCTTTCTTCAGTTATTAACTCCTTCTTTGGTACCAACCAGCTAAGTCAATTTATGGATCAAACCAACCCATTGGCTGAGTTGACACATAAAAGAAGACTTTCAGCTTTAGGACCAGGTGGATTATCTAGGGAACGTGCAGGATTTGAGGTTCGTGATGTTCATTACACACACTACGGACGTCTTTGTACCATTGAAACGCCTGAGGGACCAAATATTGGTTTGATCTCCTCTCTTTGTGTGCATGCCAAAGTCAATGGCATGGGATTTTTGGAGACGCCATACCGAAAAGTTAACGAAGGTAGGGTAAGTATGAAATCCGAAGATGTCGTATTCCTTACGGCCGAAGAGGAGGATGACAATAATATAGCACAAGCAAATGCACCACTTGATGACAATGGTGTGTTTATTAACGATAAAGTAAAAGCCCGTTTTGAAGGTGATTTCCCGGTTTTAGAACCAAAGGAAATATCCTATATGGATGTAGCACCTAATCAAATTGTGTCAGTTGCCGCTTCTTTGATTCCATTCTTGGAACATGATGATGCAAACCGTGCACTAATGGGATCTAACATGCAGCGTCAAGCCGTTCCTTTATTAAAGGCTGAAGCCCCAATTGTGGGTACCGGTCTAGAGGGAAAAGCAGCCATTGATTCGAGATCACTTATTTTGGCAGAGGCCGATGGTGTGATTGACTATGTTGACGCAGAGAAAATCACTGTAAAGTATGAATTATCCGATGATGAATTGTTGGTTAACTTCAGTGATGAGTACAAAAGCTATGATCTGATTAAATTCAGAAGAACCAACCAAGATACCACCATTAACCTTACCCCAATTGTCTTGCAAGGACAAAAAGTGGTTAAAGGACAAGTATTGGTAGAAGGTTATTCTACCAATGATGGTGAACTTGCGCTTGGTAAAAACTTACTTGTGGCTTATATGCCATGGCAGGGTTATAACTTTGAGGATGCCATTGTAATATCCGAAAGGGTAGTGAGAGAAGATGTATTTACATCTATTCACATTGAGGAATTCCAACTTGAAGTTAGAGATACCAAACGAGGAGAGGAAGAACTTACCTCTGAGATACCAAACGTATCTGAAGATGCTGTAAAAAATCTTGATGAAAATGGTATCATTAGGGTAGGTTCAGAACTTAAAGAAGGAGATATCATTATTGGTAAGATTACACCAAAAGGTGAAACCGATCCAACTCCGGAAGAAAAATTACTTCGTGCCATTTTTGGAGACAAAGCCGGAGATGTTAAAGATGCATCTTTGAAAGCTTCTCCTTCCTTAAATGGAGTGGTTATCAATACCAAATTGTTTTCAAGGCCTAAGAAAGACAAAGACCTTCGTGCAAAAGCTAAAGCTGATGTTGAAAAACTGAAGCAGCAGTACACCAAAGACTTGTTAGCCGTAAGGTCAAGAATGATCCAAAAATTGGTTACCATCCTTGAAGGCAAAGTGTCTAAAGGTGTTAAGCATAAATTTGGTGATGAGATCATTAGTAAAGGTGTTAAATTCAATTATCAAAACATTGAAAACAACCTTTTCCCTGCTAAAAATCCATATAGAGACGAAAGTAACTATAATGTACCTGAGGAAGTAAATCTGATTTCAGACATTATTTTGGATGATTGGACTGATGATGAGCACGCCAATTATTTGGTTCAACAATTGGTTAAAAACTATACCAATACCAGAAATGAAATTTCCGGTGTATTCAAAAGAGATAAGTTCACTTTAGAAGTAGGTGACGAATTGCCTGCAGGTATTGTTCAAATGGCCAAAGTTTATGTTGCCAAGAAGCGAAAGCTTAAAGTTGGTGATAAGATGGCAGGTAGACACGGTAACAAGGGTATTGTTGCTAGGATAGTAAGGGATGAAGACATGCCTTTCCTAGAGGACGGATCTCCTATGGACATCGTACTAAACCCTCTTGGTGTACCATCTAGGATGAATATTGGTCAAATCTATGAAACTGTTCTAGCATGGGCAGGTAGAATCTTAGGTAAGAAATACGCAACGCCTATATTTGATGGTGCTTCTACCGAACAAGTAGCTGAAGAACTTGGAAAAGCAGGCCTTCCTTCTTTTGGTAGAACGTATTTGTATGATGGACTAACCGGTCAGAAATTTGACCAACCTGTTACGGTAGGTATATCTTATATGCTTAAACTGGGTCACCTAGTAGATGATAAGATGCACGCCAGGTCAATCGGGCCATACTCACTAATTACACAACAACCTTTGGGTGGTAAAGCTCAGTTTGGTGGACAGCGTTTTGGAGAGATGGAAGTTTGGGCATTGGAAGCATTTGGTGCTTCTCATGTACTTAGAGAAATTTTGACAGTTAAGTCTGATGATGTTATAGGAAGAGCCAAGGCGTACGAATCCATTGTAAAAGGTGAGAACTTGCCAAAAGCTAACATTCCGGAGTCCTTTAACGTACTTGTACATGAGCTTAGAGGCCTTGCATTGGAAATTACGCTTGACTAA
- the rpoC gene encoding DNA-directed RNA polymerase subunit beta', translating into MAFRKNKKLNNDFSRVTISLASPESILDSSHGEVTQPETINYRTYKPEMGGLFCERIFGPVKDWECHCGKYKRIRYKGIICDRCGVEVTEKKVRRERMGHIELVVPVAHIWYFKSLPNKIGYLLGLPTKKLDQIVYYERYVVINAGIKADDGLQYLDFLTEDEYLDIMDKLPKENQMMDDEDPNKFIAKMGAEALEMLLARLDLDDLSYSLRHQAATDTSQQRKAEALKRLKVVEAFRDARTRIENRPEWMIVRMVPVIPPELRPLVPLDGGRFATSDLNDLYRRVIIRNNRLKRLIDIKAPEVILRNEKRMLQEAVDSLFDNSRKVNAVRSDGNRALKSLSDMLKGKQGRFRQNLLGKRVDYSGRSVIVVGPELKLHECGLPKNMAAELFKPFIIRKLIERGIVKTVKSAKKIVDRKDPVVWDILENVLKGHPVLLNRAPTLHRLGIQAFQPKLIEGKAIQLHPLVCTAFNADFDGDQMAVHVPLGHEAILEASTLMLSSHNILNPANGAPITVPSQDMVLGLYYVTKGMRSTEENKVEGEGMTFYGLEEVLIALNEQAISKHAYIKCKVKVRKEDGSLVEELIETVAGRLIFNQFVPEEVGFVNELLTKKKLQQIIAEVVKICGIARSAQFLDDIKHLGFQTAFKGGLSMGLDDVIIPDEKDPLISKATTEVDQVWNNYLMGLITDNERYNQVIDIWTRTNSNLTNILMRQMEEDNQGFNAIYMMMHSGARGSREQIRQLGGMRGLMAKPQKNLQGSVGEIIENPILSNFKEGLDVLEYFISTHGARKGLADTALKTADAGYLTRRLVDVAQDMIVSEEDCGTLRGLVVQALKDNDEIVEPLSERIVGRIAVHDVIDPLTDEMIIESGEEITDDIAKKVDESAVEEVEIRSVLTCETRRGVCCKCYGRNLTTGNIVQVGESVGVIAAQSIGEPGTQLTLRTFHVGGTASNISVEANINSKFDGIVEFEEELRWIKTTNKDGDDVSIVMGRSGEIKINDVKSGKTLVSNHVPYGAILNVKDGQKIAKGDSLCTWDPYNAVILSEFDGKVDFEAILEGITYKEVADDQTGYREKVIIDTKDKTKNPAVVVEHGDESKSYNIPVGAHLSVEKGEDVKAGQILVKIPRSVGKTRDITGGLPRVTELFEARNPSNPAVVSEIDGVVQYGGIKRGNREIFIESKDGVKKRYMVSLSKHILVQENDFIRAGEPLSDGAITPNDILSIKGPTAVQEYLVNEIQEVYRLQGVKINDKHIEVIVSQMMQKVEILDAGDTGFLQNQIVDKWAFREENDMILDKKVVVEIGDSNTLKPGMIINARRLRDENSSLKRKDLKLVQVRDAQTAVSRPTLQGITASSLGTESFISAASFQETTKVLSEAAIRGKRDELLGLKENVIVGHLIPAGTGQRKFNNLIVGSKEEYEVLTAEKEAGSKKVREAIK; encoded by the coding sequence ATGGCGTTCAGAAAAAATAAAAAACTAAACAACGACTTTTCCAGAGTCACCATTAGTTTGGCTTCACCTGAGTCCATCTTGGACAGTTCGCATGGTGAGGTTACACAACCTGAAACGATCAATTACAGAACCTATAAGCCTGAAATGGGTGGATTGTTTTGTGAGCGAATTTTCGGGCCGGTAAAAGACTGGGAATGTCATTGTGGGAAATACAAGCGCATTAGGTATAAAGGAATTATCTGCGATCGATGTGGAGTAGAAGTTACCGAAAAGAAGGTACGTAGGGAGCGCATGGGCCATATAGAATTGGTTGTTCCTGTTGCCCACATATGGTACTTCAAGTCCCTTCCCAATAAGATTGGTTACCTATTGGGATTGCCTACAAAAAAACTGGATCAAATCGTTTATTATGAAAGGTATGTAGTAATCAACGCCGGTATTAAAGCCGATGATGGATTACAATACTTGGATTTCCTTACTGAGGATGAATACCTCGACATCATGGACAAGCTTCCTAAGGAAAACCAAATGATGGATGATGAAGATCCAAATAAATTTATTGCCAAAATGGGGGCTGAAGCCCTAGAGATGTTGTTGGCAAGACTAGATTTGGATGACCTATCTTACAGCCTAAGACACCAAGCCGCTACAGATACTTCTCAGCAAAGAAAAGCTGAAGCATTGAAGCGATTGAAAGTAGTTGAAGCATTTAGAGATGCCAGGACAAGAATAGAGAACAGGCCAGAGTGGATGATTGTGCGCATGGTGCCGGTTATTCCACCTGAACTACGTCCTTTGGTACCACTTGATGGAGGTAGGTTTGCTACATCTGATTTGAATGACCTTTACAGAAGGGTTATTATTAGAAATAACAGGCTTAAGCGACTGATTGATATCAAAGCTCCGGAAGTAATTCTTAGGAATGAAAAAAGAATGCTTCAAGAAGCTGTAGACTCCTTGTTTGATAATTCAAGGAAAGTCAATGCCGTAAGGTCTGACGGGAACAGGGCTTTGAAATCCCTTTCAGATATGTTGAAAGGTAAACAAGGTAGGTTCCGTCAAAACCTTTTAGGAAAAAGGGTTGATTATTCCGGACGTTCTGTGATTGTGGTTGGGCCTGAGCTTAAACTGCATGAATGTGGATTGCCGAAAAATATGGCTGCCGAACTTTTCAAGCCATTTATTATCAGAAAACTGATTGAAAGAGGTATTGTAAAAACGGTAAAATCGGCTAAGAAAATAGTAGACAGGAAGGATCCTGTCGTTTGGGATATTTTGGAAAATGTGCTTAAAGGCCATCCAGTATTGCTAAACCGTGCCCCAACTTTGCACAGGTTAGGTATTCAGGCTTTCCAACCTAAATTGATTGAAGGTAAAGCGATTCAACTGCATCCACTGGTATGTACTGCCTTTAATGCGGATTTTGATGGTGATCAAATGGCTGTTCACGTGCCTTTGGGGCATGAAGCCATTCTGGAAGCCTCTACTTTAATGCTTTCCTCGCATAACATCCTTAACCCGGCCAATGGTGCACCAATTACCGTACCTTCTCAGGATATGGTATTGGGACTATACTACGTGACCAAAGGAATGAGGTCAACTGAGGAAAACAAAGTAGAAGGAGAAGGCATGACCTTTTATGGTCTGGAGGAAGTTTTGATTGCCCTAAATGAGCAAGCCATTTCTAAACATGCATACATTAAATGTAAAGTTAAGGTTAGAAAAGAAGATGGTTCACTTGTTGAAGAGTTAATCGAGACCGTAGCCGGTCGACTTATTTTCAACCAATTTGTTCCGGAGGAAGTAGGTTTCGTTAATGAATTATTGACCAAGAAAAAACTTCAACAAATCATTGCTGAAGTGGTTAAAATTTGTGGAATTGCTCGTTCAGCGCAATTCTTGGATGATATCAAACACCTAGGTTTCCAGACGGCCTTCAAAGGAGGACTTTCAATGGGACTTGATGATGTGATTATTCCTGATGAAAAAGATCCATTGATATCTAAAGCTACTACAGAGGTAGATCAGGTTTGGAACAACTACTTGATGGGATTGATCACTGATAATGAGCGATACAATCAGGTAATTGATATTTGGACAAGAACGAACTCTAATCTGACAAATATTCTAATGCGTCAGATGGAAGAGGATAACCAAGGTTTCAACGCCATTTACATGATGATGCACTCAGGAGCTCGTGGTTCCAGAGAGCAAATCAGGCAGCTTGGTGGGATGCGTGGGCTAATGGCCAAACCGCAGAAAAACCTTCAAGGCTCAGTTGGTGAAATTATTGAAAACCCGATTCTTTCTAACTTTAAGGAAGGATTGGATGTATTGGAATACTTTATCTCCACCCACGGTGCTCGTAAAGGTCTTGCTGATACAGCTCTTAAAACTGCAGATGCCGGTTACCTAACAAGGAGGCTGGTAGATGTAGCTCAGGATATGATCGTATCTGAAGAAGATTGTGGTACTTTGAGGGGACTTGTGGTACAAGCCTTGAAAGACAACGATGAGATTGTTGAGCCATTATCTGAGCGTATTGTTGGTAGGATAGCCGTTCACGATGTAATTGATCCTTTGACAGATGAGATGATCATTGAGTCAGGTGAAGAAATTACAGATGATATAGCCAAGAAAGTTGATGAGTCTGCAGTAGAGGAAGTAGAAATACGCTCTGTATTGACTTGTGAGACCAGAAGAGGGGTATGCTGTAAATGTTATGGCCGTAACCTTACCACAGGAAATATTGTTCAAGTAGGTGAATCAGTTGGTGTGATTGCCGCTCAGTCTATCGGTGAGCCGGGTACCCAGTTGACCCTAAGAACCTTCCACGTTGGTGGTACGGCTTCCAATATTTCAGTAGAAGCCAACATCAATTCTAAGTTTGATGGTATTGTAGAGTTCGAAGAAGAGCTAAGATGGATCAAAACTACCAACAAAGATGGAGATGATGTATCCATTGTAATGGGTAGATCCGGAGAAATCAAGATCAATGATGTGAAGTCCGGAAAAACTTTGGTTTCAAATCACGTTCCTTATGGAGCCATTCTGAATGTTAAAGATGGTCAGAAGATTGCTAAAGGAGATTCATTATGTACTTGGGATCCATACAACGCTGTGATTCTTTCTGAGTTTGACGGTAAGGTAGATTTTGAGGCGATCCTTGAAGGCATTACTTATAAAGAGGTAGCTGATGATCAAACAGGCTATAGAGAAAAAGTAATTATCGATACGAAGGACAAAACGAAAAACCCTGCTGTAGTTGTAGAGCATGGTGATGAGTCCAAGTCTTATAACATTCCGGTGGGAGCTCACCTTTCAGTAGAAAAAGGCGAAGATGTGAAAGCAGGACAAATTCTTGTGAAGATTCCTAGATCTGTTGGTAAAACAAGAGATATTACCGGTGGTCTACCTAGAGTTACCGAGCTTTTTGAAGCTAGAAACCCTTCCAATCCGGCTGTAGTGTCTGAGATTGATGGTGTTGTACAATACGGAGGTATCAAAAGAGGTAACCGTGAAATCTTTATTGAATCCAAAGATGGAGTTAAGAAAAGATACATGGTATCCCTTTCTAAACATATCTTGGTTCAAGAGAATGACTTTATCAGAGCAGGTGAGCCACTTTCAGATGGAGCCATCACTCCAAATGATATATTGTCAATCAAAGGACCAACTGCGGTGCAGGAATATTTGGTAAATGAGATCCAAGAGGTATATCGTTTACAAGGTGTGAAGATCAATGACAAGCACATTGAAGTGATTGTAAGCCAAATGATGCAAAAAGTAGAAATACTGGATGCCGGTGATACAGGATTCCTTCAAAATCAGATTGTAGACAAATGGGCTTTCCGTGAGGAAAACGACATGATTCTTGACAAGAAGGTTGTGGTTGAAATTGGAGATTCCAATACTTTGAAGCCGGGAATGATTATCAATGCAAGAAGATTGCGAGATGAGAATTCAAGTCTGAAGAGAAAGGACCTTAAATTGGTACAAGTTAGGGATGCACAAACAGCAGTTTCCCGACCAACCTTGCAAGGGATTACCGCATCATCTTTGGGTACAGAAAGCTTTATTTCTGCTGCTTCTTTCCAGGAAACCACTAAAGTACTTAGTGAGGCTGCGATCAGAGGTAAGCGAGATGAGTTGCTTGGACTTAAAGAGAATGTGATTGTTGGTCACCTTATACCTGCAGGAACAGGACAGCGAAAATTCAATAATTTGATTGTAGGATCAAAAGAAGAATATGAGGTGTTGACTGCAGAGAAAGAGGCGGGAAGCAAGAAAGTTCGCGAGGCAATTAAATAA
- a CDS encoding DUF3467 domain-containing protein, whose protein sequence is MEDDKKTEQQQKQQINIELTDEIAEGIYSNLAMIAHSNSEFVVDFIRLMPGIPKAKVKSRIIMTPDHALRLLQALKDNIEKYEKAFGKIEGGKDAPHFPMNFGGTLGEA, encoded by the coding sequence ATGGAAGATGATAAAAAAACAGAGCAGCAGCAAAAGCAGCAAATCAATATAGAGCTTACTGATGAGATTGCTGAAGGTATTTATTCTAATTTGGCAATGATAGCCCATTCGAACTCTGAGTTTGTGGTGGATTTTATTCGTTTGATGCCGGGAATACCTAAGGCAAAGGTGAAATCAAGGATTATTATGACTCCTGACCATGCTTTACGTCTATTACAGGCGCTTAAAGACAATATTGAAAAGTATGAAAAGGCCTTTGGGAAAATTGAAGGAGGAAAAGATGCTCCTCATTTTCCGATGAACTTTGGAGGAACTTTGGGAGAAGCATAA
- the rpsL gene encoding 30S ribosomal protein S12 produces MPTIQQLVRKGRTTLESTSKSRALDACPQRRGVCTRVYTTTPKKPNSAMRKVARVRLTNGKEVNAYIPGEGHNLQEHSIVLIRGGRVKDLPGVRYHIIRGALDTAGVKDRKQGRSKYGAKRPKAAKK; encoded by the coding sequence ATGCCTACTATACAACAGTTAGTTAGAAAAGGTAGAACCACTCTTGAGAGCACATCCAAGTCAAGGGCTTTGGATGCATGTCCTCAAAGGAGAGGTGTGTGTACCCGTGTGTACACTACTACACCAAAGAAGCCTAATTCTGCCATGAGAAAAGTGGCTAGGGTTAGATTGACCAATGGTAAAGAAGTCAACGCTTACATCCCAGGAGAAGGTCACAACCTTCAAGAGCACTCGATTGTGTTGATCCGTGGTGGAAGGGTGAAAGATTTACCTGGCGTTCGATACCACATTATTCGAGGAGCATTGGATACTGCAGGTGTAAAAGACCGTAAGCAGGGCCGCTCTAAATATGGGGCTAAGCGACCAAAGGCCGCTAAAAAATAA
- the rpsG gene encoding 30S ribosomal protein S7, whose amino-acid sequence MRKAKPKKRYILPDPKFNDTLVTRFVNCLMVDGKKSIAYRIFYDAIGKVEEKVGENGLEVWKKALNNITPAVEVKSRRVGGATFQVPLEVRPDRKISLGIKWMITFARKRGEKTMMDRLAGEIISASKGEGAAVKKKDDTHRMAEANKAFSHFRF is encoded by the coding sequence ATGAGAAAAGCGAAACCAAAAAAGAGGTATATTCTTCCTGACCCCAAATTCAATGACACTTTGGTCACCAGGTTTGTCAATTGTCTAATGGTGGATGGTAAGAAAAGTATTGCTTACAGAATTTTTTACGATGCCATAGGCAAAGTAGAAGAGAAGGTAGGTGAGAATGGTCTTGAGGTTTGGAAAAAAGCGCTTAACAATATTACTCCTGCTGTAGAGGTAAAGAGTCGTAGGGTTGGGGGTGCAACTTTCCAGGTACCTTTGGAAGTAAGGCCTGATCGGAAAATTTCCTTAGGTATAAAGTGGATGATCACTTTTGCTAGAAAAAGAGGTGAAAAAACCATGATGGATCGATTGGCTGGAGAGATCATCTCGGCTTCTAAGGGAGAAGGAGCAGCTGTAAAGAAAAAAGACGATACGCATAGAATGGCGGAAGCCAATAAAGCATTCTCGCATTTTAGATTTTAA